In Deinococcus sp. Leaf326, a single genomic region encodes these proteins:
- a CDS encoding carbohydrate ABC transporter permease, whose product MTHSAPLRRRVEVKTVLAYVVLTLGILVTLFPFVWMLLTSLKSFQELFNLTFLPAQPTLDNYRQVLTETKFLLWFGNSLLVASVTTVSVLFFDSLVGYTLAKFDFPGKNLIFLLILSTLMIPTEMLVIPWFVGVSDLQLTRSVPGAYFAILFPGLISAFGVFLMRQFFESLPTDLLEAARIDGMGEFGIFTRIAMPLVRPALASLGIFTFLGNWNAFLWPLIVIQQPQFRTLPVGTALFNGEAGTQWGLIMAASSLAVIPVLIVFAIFQKQIIDGIVLTGLKG is encoded by the coding sequence GTGACGCACAGCGCTCCGCTCCGCCGCCGCGTCGAGGTGAAGACGGTGCTGGCCTACGTCGTCCTGACGCTGGGCATCCTCGTCACCCTCTTTCCGTTCGTCTGGATGCTGCTCACCAGCCTCAAGAGTTTTCAGGAACTGTTCAACCTCACATTCCTGCCCGCCCAGCCCACCTTGGACAATTACCGGCAGGTTCTGACGGAGACGAAATTCCTGCTCTGGTTCGGCAACAGTCTGCTCGTGGCGTCTGTGACGACCGTCAGTGTCCTGTTCTTCGATTCGCTCGTCGGGTATACCCTCGCCAAATTCGACTTTCCGGGAAAGAACCTGATCTTTCTCCTCATTCTCTCCACCCTGATGATTCCCACCGAGATGCTCGTCATTCCGTGGTTCGTGGGCGTGAGCGACCTGCAGCTGACCCGCAGCGTGCCGGGAGCCTATTTCGCCATTCTGTTTCCCGGCCTGATCAGCGCGTTCGGCGTCTTTCTGATGAGGCAGTTTTTCGAGAGCCTGCCCACCGACCTGCTCGAAGCCGCGCGCATCGACGGCATGGGCGAGTTCGGCATCTTCACACGCATCGCCATGCCTCTGGTCCGGCCGGCGCTGGCCAGTCTGGGGATCTTCACGTTCCTGGGCAACTGGAACGCCTTCCTGTGGCCCCTGATCGTGATCCAGCAGCCCCAGTTCCGCACCCTTCCCGTGGGGACGGCCCTCTTCAACGGTGAGGCGGGGACACAGTGGGGATTGATCATGGCGGCCAGCAGCCTCGCGGTGATTCCGGTGCTGATCGTCTTCGCTATCTTCCAGAAGCAGATCATCGACGGCATCGTCCTGACTGGACTCAAGGGCTAG
- a CDS encoding carbohydrate ABC transporter permease encodes MPAPGSLKRHQTRTAYTFLLVPLVFFLIVRFVPTLMSLRMSLFDWNILKEQQPFIGLDNYRELANDAKFVTALKNTALYTVIGVPAQIILGLAVALMLSRVTALRGLYRALYFAPYVTPIVAAAWVWQWLFSPQFGPVNTALVWLHLQPQSFLTSPSQALATTAGLVVWQNLGFQIVLFLAGLAAIPRTFYEAAEIDGASGTQSFWSITLPLLNPTIVFSVVTGTISYLQLFTQVVNLNFTDQGGPLGSTMTVALYIYQMAFGRFQMGYASAITVVLFVIILIITVIQLKFLTRRHDL; translated from the coding sequence GTGCCCGCTCCCGGGTCTCTCAAGCGTCACCAGACCCGGACCGCCTACACCTTCTTGCTCGTGCCCCTGGTCTTCTTTCTGATCGTGCGCTTCGTTCCGACGCTGATGTCGCTGCGGATGAGTCTGTTCGACTGGAACATCCTCAAGGAGCAGCAGCCATTCATCGGCCTGGACAACTACCGCGAACTGGCCAACGACGCGAAGTTCGTCACGGCCCTGAAGAACACGGCGCTGTATACGGTGATCGGCGTGCCGGCGCAGATCATTCTGGGTCTGGCGGTGGCGCTCATGCTCAGCCGGGTCACGGCGCTGCGGGGCCTGTACCGGGCGCTCTACTTCGCGCCATATGTCACGCCCATCGTGGCGGCGGCCTGGGTCTGGCAGTGGCTCTTCAGTCCGCAGTTCGGCCCGGTCAACACGGCCCTGGTCTGGCTCCATCTTCAGCCCCAGTCCTTTCTGACCTCGCCGAGTCAGGCCCTGGCGACCACGGCCGGGCTGGTCGTGTGGCAGAACCTCGGCTTTCAGATCGTCCTCTTCCTGGCAGGTCTGGCAGCCATCCCGCGCACCTTCTACGAGGCGGCGGAAATCGACGGGGCCAGTGGAACGCAGTCGTTCTGGAGCATCACCCTGCCGCTGCTCAACCCGACCATCGTCTTCAGCGTGGTCACGGGGACCATCTCCTACCTGCAACTGTTCACGCAGGTCGTCAATCTCAACTTCACCGACCAGGGCGGACCGCTGGGCAGCACCATGACCGTGGCGCTGTACATCTACCAGATGGCGTTCGGCCGCTTCCAGATGGGGTACGCCTCGGCCATCACGGTGGTGCTGTTCGTGATCATCCTGATCATCACGGTGATTCAGCTGAAATTCCTGACCAGGAGGCATGACCTGTGA
- a CDS encoding extracellular solute-binding protein, producing MNKLLTLALALSLSASAAPVTLTYWQYDFASKVSTMNDLIKKFEAQNPDIKIKQETFPYDAYNQKVASSVPAGQGPDVVNLFYGWLPQYIDSGYLQPLPEKDFPTRTVESTFVPMIKTSKMNGKYYALPTSVRTLAVFYNKDLFKASGVLTPPRTWEDFIAAGRKIVKGAPPRYTQLGFGIQPDGQDYHMLREVLVRQYGGTPYADGGKKVNYDSPAGIKAMTFYTELMTKYKLGTPNFFPGNNSYRDAFIAGKVGMIIDGSFAATTIEKGAKFNWGVLPLPTFKDNNVRGNFGSYWVNGITKNAKGDKLAASVKFIKFLTSEETQRTWLRSVGEIPASKKLSNDPTLRKDPVYGPFVYALPFASSTLFVDEAGQRKAWVDAINTVLLQGGSPASAVKKAAEDEQKILDGYYK from the coding sequence ATGAACAAGCTGCTCACGCTGGCCCTGGCCCTCAGCCTCTCCGCTTCCGCGGCGCCCGTCACGCTGACCTACTGGCAGTATGACTTCGCCAGCAAGGTCAGCACCATGAACGACCTGATCAAGAAGTTCGAGGCCCAGAACCCCGACATCAAGATCAAGCAGGAGACCTTTCCCTACGACGCCTACAACCAGAAGGTCGCGTCCAGCGTGCCGGCGGGGCAGGGTCCGGACGTGGTCAACCTGTTCTACGGCTGGCTGCCCCAGTACATCGACAGCGGATACCTGCAGCCGCTGCCGGAAAAAGACTTCCCCACCCGTACGGTCGAGAGCACGTTCGTGCCCATGATCAAGACGAGCAAGATGAACGGCAAGTATTACGCCCTGCCGACCTCCGTGCGCACCCTGGCCGTGTTCTACAACAAGGACCTGTTCAAGGCCTCGGGGGTCCTGACGCCGCCCAGAACCTGGGAGGACTTCATCGCTGCCGGCCGGAAGATCGTCAAGGGCGCGCCGCCCCGCTACACGCAACTGGGCTTCGGCATTCAGCCCGACGGGCAGGATTACCACATGCTCCGCGAAGTGCTCGTCCGGCAGTACGGCGGCACGCCCTATGCGGACGGCGGCAAGAAGGTCAACTACGACAGCCCCGCCGGCATCAAGGCCATGACGTTCTATACCGAGCTGATGACCAAGTACAAGCTCGGGACGCCCAACTTCTTTCCGGGCAACAACAGCTACCGCGACGCCTTCATCGCCGGCAAGGTGGGCATGATCATCGACGGGTCCTTCGCGGCAACCACGATCGAGAAGGGAGCGAAGTTCAACTGGGGCGTCCTGCCCCTCCCGACCTTCAAGGACAACAACGTGCGCGGCAATTTCGGGTCCTACTGGGTCAACGGCATCACCAAGAATGCCAAGGGCGACAAGCTCGCGGCGTCCGTCAAGTTCATCAAGTTCCTGACCAGCGAGGAGACGCAGCGCACGTGGCTGCGCAGCGTGGGCGAGATTCCGGCCAGCAAGAAACTGTCCAACGACCCCACGCTGCGCAAGGACCCGGTGTACGGGCCGTTCGTCTACGCCCTGCCGTTCGCTTCCTCGACCCTGTTCGTGGACGAGGCCGGTCAGCGCAAAGCGTGGGTCGACGCCATCAACACGGTCTTGTTGCAGGGCGGGTCGCCCGCGAGCGCCGTGAAAAAGGCGGCCGAGGACGAGCAGAAGATTCTGGATGGCTACTATAAGTAA